The sequence AAGATGTcagtaaagaaatacattttaatatttattttgctaaTTGTTGTCAATTGTTGTCAAAAGACAATTTCTCAAAAACTATtgctgtttaaatgttttaagtagtATTAAGTatgttatattggtgttaataaaaaaaattataatacttcccaaaaacatttaaattatttttatgcattttttagattttctcttttttcccctcaCCCCTTATCACGCTTGTGGTGTTCCTGTTCTAAAATGATTTGCCTACGAAAAGTTGTATAAAATTGTATTGGCGTGTCATAGTGCcaaatatttcattcattattttttatagcttgttttCTTCCACTTTGCACAGGTTTTGCAGTGAAATTGTTCAGAATGAATcagaaaggtttttttatttttattttattcaactgtGGTGCATAGTCTCAGATTAATGAGATTAatcaattccaaaaaaaaaatacaaaacctgtgctattTGAAGGAAAACAGGTTGACCGAAAGGTTGAATCCAAGATTTGGTCTTAATATagcataattatatatttactagCTATTTCTAAAAGGTCAGTGACAGAAATGCTCTTCAAgagttgtttttcatttatttattatattcccATTGTGTTTTTTCTCTTAGGAAAGAGCTGCTGGCAGAGCAGAGGGAATATAAGAAGAAAAAGGCCCAGAAAAAGGTGCTGCGCATGAAGGAGCTGGAGCAGGAGAGAGAAGATCAGAAGTCCAAATGGCAGCAGTTTAACAATAAAGCCTATTCCAAGAATAAAAAAGGACAGGTGTGTATCAGAGAAATAAAAGTTAACTAATCCTGCTacgtgttttttatttgttttttaacccTGCCATTGTTATATGATTATCATCTCCAGGTGAAGAGGAGTATATTTGCATCTCCAGAGAGTGTGGATGGAAAGGTTGGCGTTGGCACGTGTGGTATCGCAGATAAACCCATGACCCAGTACAATGACACTTCAAAATATAATGTCAGGCACCTAATGCCCCAGTGATCTCCCTTGTGTTCTGTCTGTTCTCATCTGTaatcaccaaaaatgaaaatggatcGAACTGAAACCTATTTAGAAATCATAAACAGATCTGATTGGACATGAAATAAGTATAGTAACACATTTCCCCTCTTGTACCATTTCCAGTAATAGTTGGTGTTTGTTCTGTGGATGTAGGAGCTGTTCTGTACTGAACGAGTCTCTGGGTGTAGTAACGAATAAAACATCAGTCCTCAGTGAGGCATAACTCCTGGTTAGTTTAACAGGTTTTCCTCATGCTCTCAGGGGCAACTCTCTGCAGGAGCTGCTGAGGATGGGAACTCTGCTCTATAGTTTTTATAATGTGTTGAACAAACATTAATTGAAACACTGGCCTCCCTCATACATAGTGGAGATAGGGAAGACAAGTGTCATTGAACAGATTAAGCcgtttctttttgttttgctcaGTCCACCTCTGTCTAATAAGTATTCTGCTGCAGTCCATTTGTTGTTACTTTTGCTTTTCAGTtttgtatatttacatattttagagGAATAAATGTGGATTTGTTGACATTTCTATAACGatttgtgatttcttttttttttttgctttattaaaattgtttttccAGCTGATAtctgtattatataattatatattatattcttatacatttttcttttatcgTAAATTTAAGCACACTTTTATTTCAGGAAGATTACATTCACACATATGACCATGAGACTGCAAATtacaaaaaagcattatttgaccATGGAAGACAAAAACGCCTTGGTAAGACAAGGAAAACATCACTGTTAACATAATTACAGCGCAAGTTTTTGATTAAAATCCATGTATTTGAAAGTATAATCAACATAGAGTGGTTATAGACTTTTATATAATCAGTCAACAAAACTATTATAACAATCGGTTCTCAAGCACATCTTCATTTACAAACCGAGTGAATCAACAAAGCTTCATTTCACACTGAATGGCTGTTTCCCGTTTACTTGAAAATTCCTAATATGCTGGAATCCAGTTTCAAAGTCTTTCTTACAATTCACTGTCACCTGATTAATTCAGCACACAACATCAATTCATCTACAAAACACAATGTAGAGCCATTATAATATTTCCAGCACTTCACACTATTCGGTGATTAGGGCTGTGATTAAGGACTAGAATATGTAATTTAGTCCTctaatatttgtgtgtataaGAGTGCATTTAGGTATAGTTTATAAAAGTCGGCTCTTTAGATGTTGATATAGCTGTACAGGGAAATATTCTGTTTAACAACTTAACATACAAGTCATTGCTTTGATGTTACTATCTCTGTCCCTACTAGTCATCGGATTTAACACTGGGTCCAAAACTACTTTTCCCACAAACCCCTGCACAGTCACATGTCTAACAGGAGTGTTTACTCAGTCCTTCCTGCATTCCTTTTCTTCTTCTATCACCTTTTCTTCTTGcttctcctctctctccttttcctTCTCTTTGTCTTTTCCTTTCTCCTTGTCTCCTCGCTCTTTCTTTTTCGACTTCCGCAGGAAGGAAGGAGTACGgaatttctttttcttctttttgggtGACACCGGCTGACTCTCAGAAGAGCCGGTGACTGAAATGTTGTTGGCGACGGTGGTTGTTATGGAGACCTGCATCTCTTTAGTGATGCTGAGCTCTGTGACCTGTAGAGTGAGGTCATCATCCTGCGTCAGGTCATCACCATCGCTGCTCTGGAGGAGAGCTGAAAGACAGTCTGAGAACAAGAAGAAGAAACTTTTCGGCATGAGATCGTCTAGTCCAAAACCATAAAACCACAACTTATTTGGTTATCAAAGACCAGTGTAGTAATATACAGATTATATGAGAGAATCTTTACCTCCTCTTTCAGGGCTCATGAGAGGTGAGATCGACAGGGAAATGGTGGAGCCGTCATATGTAGTCATTTCTCCATCTGTGAATTCCTCGTCAGCCTCTGACTGAAGGGCTTAAATGTcaagaaaacatattttgatgaagccaaataaaaaaactgtggttAAATTGAGGTTTTGAAGGTAGGGAAGTAGTAACATATCCCTGAAATTCAAAGTATGTACTGGATCAAAAAACAAATACACTTGAGCTCACAGGAAATGGAACTGACTGCAAACTAAATAgttatatactactgttcaaaactttggggtaagatttttaatgtttttgaaatatgtctcaaatgctcaccaaggatacatttatttgaccagaaatgcagtaaaaacagtaatgttgttaaATATCACAATGttatattgttttctattttaatttatttcaaactgTAAGTTATTTCTGTGAAAGCAAATGCATATttctctggattctttgatgaatatgaagttcagcagaacagcatttatttgaagtaaataaatagtaacaccataaatgtctttcctcacaCTTTAGCTCAAAAGTGTCTTtgtagaataaaagtattaatatctttaaaaaataattttgctgaCCACAAACATTTGATTGGTAGGGCCATTCTATGCCCCTGTATGCAGTGTATGTGTGTACCTGATTGGCTGGTCTTATTCTCCACCGTTTGTGTGTATTCCTGTATCTCtgcttctgattggttgaaaggGTTGGGTGGTAAAGCAGCTGTCTGCTTCTCATCCTCATAGATGAATGCCTGAAAATAATAATGGCAAAGGGACTGACTGACAATTGTCTTAGTGatgtccttttttattattttttgctataacGTTGGTTTTGAACTTAATACTGCCaaatatggaagcctgtttctacctcagagtaaaaataaattgtaattgtgagataaagtttaAAATGAGATAAAGTAACTATTTGAGATATTaattcacaattacctttttaagaggaaagaaacaaaattaaaaaaaaagtagaatttaCTATGAAATCACATGACATGAGTACAACAGCATTTAGGCTGCTGATGTTACTGGGATTTCATCTCATGAGAGTGCCATCATTTTAAACATACTATTGGACTAGAAAAGTTATATGGTGTACTTTTAAAGGGTGTTTGATTGGTACTTGTGTTCGTGTTGGATTTATTGGTGTAGTTACGCACTGGTCCTGGAGGCTTGTCAATAACAATGTCTGCCAGCAGCTGAGACTTGGGTCCAGCTGTCATCAGATCTACTCTGTTCTGCTCTCGAATCTAAACCAGCACAAATAAAGCAGTGCTTTAGTGTACAGAACACAATCTGTGGACACAGTCTGTTCagtctgtattttctttcttttagtcAAACATACCTTATTTCTTTTTTCCAATACTTCGTTTGGGTTAGTATTAAGTGGGACAAACTGGTTGGGGTCCTCGATCCTAATTGGGGTGTCCTTGCAGTTCCCTGACTCTTCTGATTTCATccactaaaaagaaagaaaataacgaatttaagaaatattagtgaatattaaagggatagttcacccaaaaaagaaaatttgatgtttatctgcttactcccagggcatccaagagGTAGGTGAccttgtttcttcagtagaactcaaaccaagatttttagctCACACCATTGCAGTCtatcttataatgtaagtggatgggaatcacggctaaaacatacacacacacaaaaaaaatacacaaacaaaaccaaattaaaccctgtggctcgtggTGATTCATTgatatgtaaagacacaaaactatCGGTCTGTGCAACAAACTGAACAGTATTCATATATACTAGTATACTAATtcatgcaatgtctgaactgttagaactctcctgagcgcGTCCTGTTGTGTGTTTTCTCAGCAGCAGGCACAAGTCTTCTTCTCCTTGCTTTACAgtggatcacagacttataagtacattactgccacctatttctcaagtggaccattgacgctctatctacaatctcaattaggagtctCAATgatccacttgagagataggtggcggaaATTCACTTAAAAGTTGCGATCcaccgtaaagcaagaagaagaatttgaagtgttcctgtagctcaactggtagagcattgtgctatcaagtgcaaggttgggggttcgataccccaggaacacatgataggtaaaaatgtatagcctgaatgcactataagttgctttggataaaagcatctgctaaatacattaatttaatttaagaagcCTCCTCATGCGCCTGCTTGAGAACACACACaacaggagagttctaacagttcggacattgcatgaatcagaaaaatactgttcagtttcggGCACAGGCCGATTGCTTTGTGTCtctacacatcaatgtatcgtcacgagctgcagggtttaagttgtttttttttgtgtatgattttttacattataagacttatagactgcaacggtttgagctaaaaatcttggtttgtgttctactgaagaaacaaggtcacctacatcttggatgcccttggggtaagcagataaacatcaaattttcatttttggttgaactattccttcaaacaTATACATAAAACATGCTGAAATGTTTGGCATTCCACCAATAATTTTTTCTactataatttaaatgtttagatTATATGTATCTACTGGTCTACGGGAGCTCATTTTCCCTcagagtaaaaaaagaaaaaagttaattgtgaaaTGATGTATACAGTATTATCTAATTATTGCTTACTTTTAAATACATCTCAACTagctttttaaatgttatttttttactctgAGGTGGTAACATGCTTCCATACTGACCAACGATTAACAACACTGAACACTAACTTTATGGTCATTAAGTTGATGATGTGAATTTATAGACAATACTTATTTATAGCTGTGTGAAGCCCTTGATGCTGTTTGCCAATATGTTTGCATGTGATCATATGCAAGGATACCGTGGTTTTGGTCTGGGGGCTGCAGGTCCCGTTGATGGATTCCTCAGGTATGTTGACCTTCAAGTAGCTGTTTGGTGAGTTCAGCCATCGTATCCTCTCTCTGTCCCGCTTCTGTGCCAGGAAGTGCAACGGACACTCTGGAAAGGTGTCCTTTTCCTCAAGTCCCACCCCTGTGACAGTTGCTGGGATTTCCACATCATTATGGTGTCGGGGCTTCTCTTTTACTATGGGATACCGGTAAGTGTAACCTGTTCTGTAACCCTAGAAACACAAGAGGTGGCATGTTAGTTACcactatttacatatttattaatacatgctTAATGCAGCCCAAAAGACATCATTTAAATGCTGCTAGCACATCTGGTATAGATCAGCTCACAGGCCACTCACTAAGTTATCTAACATCCTCATAAGCGCCTCAAACTCTGCCTCTCCGACCCTCCATCTGTTCTGTCCGTCTGGCATTTGTCCACTGGGTTTTTTCGTAGGAGCAGTTTTCAGACTTGCTCTGTCTAACACGCACAGGTTGTCAACACCACCCGCACATAACAGAGCACTAACctgaagaaaaacaaagacagagaaagtgttggAGCAGTTtaaccactcataaaaatctaCTGGCAGAGTTTAAACTGAGCTGGAACTATCTGGGCcttgaatttatattaaaaaagccATATAATCCTTTTTCATTTggtttatgtatttgtattagtGTATTTACTCTCATAAGtgtgtatttcagttttaaatgtgtgtgtgtgtgtgtgtgtgtgtgtgtgtgtgtgtgtgtgtgtgtgtgtgtgcgtgtgtgcgtgtgtgtgtgtacctgtatctCACAAGCTTGGTGGCTGTGATACAGATAATGAAAAGCTTCCTCTGTCGTCTCTCCAAATGTCAGTAAACCTTGATTCCTCAGGACCAAaacctaaaaacaaacagaattacATCAGTGTTTGAAAATCCACCCTAACAGATCCCAGTAATGCacaaaatattactataaatatGATTCTGTGCAGTATTATATTCATGATGACAACGactataaaagtttaaaaatactAACAGAATTCTAAGGCACATTTAAATTTTTGCAATGGTTAGGACCTGCTATTTTTTCCTGCTTAAGCTTGGCCATGCTGTACTATAGTGAACTTCTAATGGTTGTCATGCCAACAGGTAGCAGAATTCACAGACCTTGGCAGTGGGACCAAGAGCTTTCTGAAGCTCCATCTTCTCCTGCTCGTTGGCTAAATCACCATGGTAGCTAAAATAAGACACCTCCCCCAGCAGCAAAGCTTCATGGGAAATGGGTAAGATGCCACATTTCATAGAAGAGACCTGCAGGACATTCAGAAGTTGCAATGTGTGTGTTACAGGCAGGGTGAATTAGGCAATGGTTTTAAGGGTCTGGGGCCCACCGCAAATTTCAAAAGGGGCCACAGGACATAtacaaaatttttttaataaattatatatatacacacactgtgtgtgttttattactcACGGCAGCTGTAGTCGGTGTATAGGTATGTATAACACATTTGGCATCTGGTCGGGCAGAATACACTGCAGAATGTGGTTTGAATCCCAGAACATCCACAGGCAATGCAGTAGCTCCCTGATCAACCACCTCGCCAATCAGATTCACTTTCacctttcaagaaaaaaaaaaaacattataaggatgagataaaaattatttattgccTTTTTTCCATATATTCTTTCACAAATTATATCTAATGGTATAATTATATTCAGTATATTCAGGGTTTCACGTTCAggatgtgtgtgggtgtgtgtaccAGACTAGCTGCTGTGGCCTCTGAGAACGACAGTCCTTTAGGAAGAATAAGAATATGATCCTGCTCTTTGTTGATACGCAGCTGGAGAAGAAAATAACAGATAAAACATGAATAGCgaaggaaaaaaaagacagagatatatatacatattatataaaattctGCTATCAAAAATACAACATAGTGAaccaatatataaatacatatttattttgactATAGAGAAGGTCTTTACAccttgttattatattttacagtgtttttttgtaCAGTCGTTGTACAAGACTGGCACACAACTCATTGTTCTATGCTGGTCTGGAATAGTAGACGAATTTATTTCACTAAAATCTACAATTAAACAGTATATAAAAATGCCGGTCAGGTGGCCTCTTCCTTTTTAACTGCGCGACAGTTGGCCAGAATAAGCTAAAATCTGGAACaaactgtgtttttctttcttcaaaacaacaatgaacaaaacattttcatgtttacAAACTTGATGCAAaccatatatatgtatacatttaaatgcaatatttgaaaatgcatttcaatCTGAATGGTAGATAACATCTCAAGGTTTTTCTTCAATCAGAGTGCAAAATAAGTGTGACGTCCTACATCTTGAGTGTCCAAActtgttcctggagggccactgtcctgcagagttcagctccaatcccaattaaacacacctgcaccAGCTTATCAAGGTCTTCAGacttactagaaacttccaggcaagtgAGTTGGAGCATGGTGGAACTAAAATCTGTAGCACGTCGCCCTCCATTAACAGCATTGGACTCCCCTGTCCCCTGACCTTTTGAGGACAGCCGTCTCAATTGACTATAATGGAATGtgcatttttacaaataaaggtacaaaagctgtcactgagaAGGTACCCATTCAGAAATACATATTAGTACTTTTTTATAAAGGTAGTGCCCCAGTGACACTGTGCGTGTATGCATGGATGTGTAAAACATCTGTAATCTGATGAGTTGTCATGTCAGATCAGAGCAGAAGTAGGATTTACAGTTTCCACAATGGCAGCTATTCTCTTGTCTCTATGCATTGTTCTGACACTCAAGCCATTACTATGGTAACCAATGTTGTCTGAACAAAAGCATCTGCTTTTATTACATCCAAAATGACAGTGAGCACAGTCAGTCCTAGTTCGGATTTGAAAAACTGTTTGTGTGCtctgtggggggaaaaaaagccaACATGTGAAATTAATGTGAGTACTCACAGTTATATACGTATTTGGAAAGTGGGTATTTCCGTATAGGTCCAGCAGCCGGTACAAGCAGGCGAGTTTACAGCGGCCCTGCCTCTCAGCTTTAGAACAACTAAACCACTCCACACCACACAGATCATTCACCGGACTAATTGACCCTGCACCTGGAAACACACGCACAGCCaagcaacaaaaataaatatctgcctTTATCTGACTTCTAGCTGATAACCATACAGAATTAAACGCCTGCCATCTGTT comes from Carassius auratus strain Wakin unplaced genomic scaffold, ASM336829v1 scaf_tig00215410, whole genome shotgun sequence and encodes:
- the LOC113094601 gene encoding gamma-adducin-like translates to MSEGECVEMSAGDEEGGLRIRPPSSLNVKKVYSESAEELQSPEALRSSAMSPDLRQDFNMMEQRKRVTQILQSPDFKEELECMVKEQCSKGSNSSGLLGHIAHLIISNTLSNTGVYSPSSAGSISPVNDLCGVEWFSCSKAERQGRCKLACLYRLLDLYGNTHFPNTYITLRINKEQDHILILPKGLSFSEATAASLVKVNLIGEVVDQGATALPVDVLGFKPHSAVYSARPDAKCVIHTYTPTTAAVSSMKCGILPISHEALLLGEVSYFSYHGDLANEQEKMELQKALGPTAKVLVLRNQGLLTFGETTEEAFHYLYHSHQACEIQVSALLCAGGVDNLCVLDRASLKTAPTKKPSGQMPDGQNRWRVGEAEFEALMRMLDNLGYRTGYTYRYPIVKEKPRHHNDVEIPATVTGVGLEEKDTFPECPLHFLAQKRDRERIRWLNSPNSYLKVNIPEESINGTCSPQTKTTWMKSEESGNCKDTPIRIEDPNQFVPLNTNPNEVLEKRNKIREQNRVDLMTAGPKSQLLADIVIDKPPGPAFIYEDEKQTAALPPNPFNQSEAEIQEYTQTVENKTSQSALQSEADEEFTDGEMTTYDGSTISLSISPLMSPERGDCLSALLQSSDGDDLTQDDDLTLQVTELSITKEMQVSITTTVANNISVTGSSESQPVSPKKKKKKFRTPSFLRKSKKKERGDKEKGKDKEKEKEREEKQEEKVIEEEKECRKD